One Monomorium pharaonis isolate MP-MQ-018 unplaced genomic scaffold, ASM1337386v2 scaffold_28, whole genome shotgun sequence genomic region harbors:
- the LOC118648197 gene encoding glutenin, low molecular weight subunit-like, whose protein sequence is MRFLFLIFVVTPVLATGFHVRERRQAQQLAPNYRAYNQAPAAIKQILAAQQYRDPIVHLPPQPVPNLAPASPIEPQVLQQNQISQYRPNIQVGQAPQQPTYKQIPVRPAQYSPPPAAQQQYNPQYRSNYAPQQQPQPRPLSLPQQQQAVQPNYQYSRNLPPELQQLVQIQQNLPNAIPQGQRQG, encoded by the exons ATGAGATTTCTC TTCCTGATTTTCGTTGTGACGCCCGTGCTGGCAACGGGATTCCACG TCCGGGAGCGTAGACAAGCGCAGCAGTTAGCGCCCAATTATCGAGCCTACAATCAGGCACCGGCGGCGATCAAGCAGATACTGGCCGCGCAGCAGTATCGCGATCCGATCGTCCATCTTCCGCCGCAACCGGTGCCGAATCTGGCGCCCGCGTCGCCCATCGAGCCCCAAGTGCTGCAGCAGAACCAGATTTCCCAATATCGACCGAACATACAAGTAGGCCAGGCGCCTCAGCAGCCGACCTACAAGCAGATTCCTGTGAGACCAGCCCAGTACAGTCCGCCACCCGCCGCTCAGCAACAATACAACCCGCAATACCGCTCCAATTATGCGCCGCAGCAGCAGCCGCAGCCGCGACCACTGTCGCTTCCGCAGCAGCAGCAGGCCGTCCAGCCCAATTATCAGTATTCCAGAAATCTGCCGCCGGAGCTCCAACAGCTCGTGCAGATCCAGCAGAACCTGCCTAATGCGATCCCGCAAGGACAACGTCAAGGATAA
- the LOC118648196 gene encoding alpha/beta-gliadin clone PW8142-like — MKLHVLLLTALPMCLAEFTIQGPSDGHRRAQGLKFSEEKGIEYTDASEGGGPGDFTIQGATDGNTNFRIQGATDGHSNFQIQGPTDGGSATYNVQGPIDRYGQPVAIQGAYDANQAYDNSQINGKALQYNDPSGYRVNWRSYDRQARPQAQPQPQYAQTQAAAPVSRAAAPRQRAHQARPQPQPQPQPQVAERAPSYKPYANAPPQIQQLLQFQQQIPYINIIPEPYRFDEEAAIQAQSKAVREHLQKLAQEAAAAPLPEPVLASTPRQKSRGHPRSKRQAQQQHQQPQYRRISQPPAEPQPHYSTNLPNHLLELLKFQAQTPYNIIANQIVYRPDKPYVPQPVDAPQQQLQQQQQQQQQLLPQQPIQQAQYQGQSGAYQGQPNAYTQANLQPLYNQNQQYQQLGYNQQQPGVRPVTENQY; from the exons ATGAAATTGCAC gTTTTATTGCTGACGGCACTTCCCATGTGCCTGGCTGAATTCACAATACAGGGGCCTAGCGACGGACACCGCCGGGCTCAGGGTCTTAAGTTCAGCGAAGAGAAAGGAATCGAATATACAGATGCGAGTG AGGGAGGGGGACCGGGAGACTTCACCATTCAAGGCGCGACTGACGGTAATACCAACTTCAGGATCCAGGGTGCTACGGACGGGCACTCGAATTTCCAGATTCAAGGACCCACGGATGGTGGATCGGCCACTTACAATGTACAAGGTCCGATCGATCGATACGGTCAACCCGTAGCAATCCAGGGAGCATATGATGCCAATCAGGCTTACGATAATAGCCAAATTAACGGGAAGGCGCTTCAGTACAACGATCCCAGCG GTTACAGGGTAAACTGGAGGTCGTACGACCGTCAAGCACGTCCGCAAGCTCAGCCACAGCCACAGTACGCACAGACGCAAGCCGCGGCTCCGGTTTCGCGAGCGGCCGCGCCCCGACAGCGAGCGCACCAAGCACGACCGCAGCCGCAACCGCAACCGCAACCGCAAGTTGCGGAAAGAGCGCCAAGTTACAAGCCTTACGCCAACGCGCCGCCGCAGATTCAGCAATTGCTCCAGTTCCAGCAGCAAATTCCGTACATCAACATAATTCCGGAACCGTACAG ATTCGACGAAGAGGCTGCGATACAAGCTCAATCGAAAGCGGTCCGGGAACATCTCCAGAAGTTGGCACAGGAGGCGGCAGCTGCACCCTTACCGGAGCCCGTGCTCGCATCTACACCGCGTCAAAAGTCACGCGGCCATCCCAGAAGCAAACGTCAGGCTCAGCAGCAACATCAGCAGCCGCAGTATCGCAGGATATCCCAGCCGCCGGCGGAGCCACAGCCTCACTATTCAACCAATTTGCCGAATCATTTGCTCGAACTGTTGAAATTCCAAGCACAAACGCCATACAACATCATCGCCAATCAGATCGTGTATCGTCCTGACAAGCCATACGTGCCGCAACCCGTAGATGCGCCGCAGCAACAActgcaacagcagcagcagcagcagcagcagctttTGCCACAGCAACCGATACAACAAGCGCAGTATCAAGGTCAGAGTGGCGCCTACCAGGGTCAACCTAACGCATATACGCAGGCTAACTTACAGCCTTTGTACAACCAGAATCAGCAGTATCAGCAACTCGGCTATAATCAGCAGCAACCTGGCGTGAGACCCGTCACCGAGAATCAGTACTGA